Genomic window (Hymenobacter sp. BRD128):
GGTACTGGCGACCTTCTTCCGTTTGCATTTCCGCAAAATCAACGTGCAGGTAGCCGATGGGGTAGTCCTTGAATTTCTTTTTTGGAGGACTCTGCCCCTCTTCGTTCAGTGGTAAGCGGCTGATGCCGTGGCGCTGAAAGCAGCGGTGCAGCGCCGAGCGGGACAGGTGCGGAATCGTGGCCTGCAGGGCGTAGAGGCAATCGTCGAGAGGCAAGAGCGTATGGCGCCGGAACGCCACGGCCATGGCTTCTTCTTCGGCTGTGAGCACCGTCGAAACTGGTTCTGGTCCCATCGGCGCGTCTTGGACGGTGGGGCGCTTACGCCACTTGGCTACGGTTTTAGGGTTAATGCCGTGGCGAATGGCTAGCGTTTGTAGGCTTTCCTGACTACGTTGGATAGCGCGCCGTACTGCCTGAGTTGTACGGGCGCTGCCGTGGAGTAATTGTCCCATAGCTGTGTGCGAAATTCTATACCGGAAAATACACCAGCACATCCTGGGACTATACACCTAAATACCTGACGACCTACCATCTAAAAGAGCGCGGTTGGACAGCGACGATGATTGCCTCTTTGTTGCCCTCTCACGATGCTTCGCGCGCAGCCTATACTCAGTTGCCAGGCAATGCCCCGGTTAAACTCTATCTGCGGGTGCGCGTTGAGGAGGTCGAGTTGAGTGATGATTTTCTGATAGGGCAGGAAAAGGCAGCGAAAGCGAAGGCTCGCAGGGGTTCAGCCGCCCGCACTGCGCAGCACCAAGTGTTGTTGAAACAGTGCGTGCAGCGCTTCCGACCCACCTACACTTGGCCCGAGCGATGGTGCCAGCGCTCGGACTGGCAGTTGAGTTTAGTGGACGTGCGGGCGTTTTATGACCGCTGGGAACCCAAGTTTGCGACGATGGGCTATACCGCCCGCCAGCGGGTGCTAGACGCGTTACATGAGAAAAATCGGCGGCTGTTCGGCAAGCGCTTTCCGGGAGTGGAGCCTGGTCCTCAACGTCCACCAAAGCTGGGCAAGTAGTATCTCAGCCATGACTTCGGCTAGCTAAGTGAGTTATTCTACTTCTGGGGTAAACCACAAGCGCCCTGATGTATACTGTTCGTCCCGCATAATTAGGTTTTACAAATGCAATCTTCGCTACAATATGTAAAGTATGCTTAGAATGTTGAAAATGTTGAAAAATTTGAGAAATTAAAACTTATTTGGTTTTCTCGGTATGTTTTTACAATACGGGTTGTAATATTGCCACCTGACTTAATCTCCAGGTAGTCTAATCACTCTCATGAAAATCATCACGTTTGCCAACCATAAGGGAGGAGTCGGCAAGACTACCTCGACACTTACGGTTGGCCAGGAGCTAGCACATAGAGGGCATCGTGTTCTTTTTGTTGATTGCGACCCGCAGCACAACTTGACGATGAGCTTTCCTACTACTGCTACATCTAATGTGGGCACGGTAATTCGTGGTGAGCGCACTCTTCGGCAAGTTATAATTCGGGTAGGGGAGGGGCTAGGCCTAGCTAGCTCTGCGCGCGAATTGACCCAACTTGAGAAAATTTTAGGACAACAGCCTGCTTATCAGTTCTTTTTGCGTGACCAGCTGGAGGAAGTACAGCAGGACTTCGATTATGTACTGATTGATACACCACCTGCGCTTACTAGCCTCACTTATGCTGCTTTAGTTGCCAGTGACGCAGTGTTCATCCCGGTGCAGCCAGAATTTTATGGGTACGAAGGGTTAACGACTCTGCTAGACGCCTGCGCCGTAATGCGCAAAAACTTCAATACTCGCCTGAAAGTAGGAGGGCTATTTTTGACCAAGTACTCGCCTAATTACCGGCTGACTCTGCACCACG
Coding sequences:
- a CDS encoding ParA family protein; this translates as MKIITFANHKGGVGKTTSTLTVGQELAHRGHRVLFVDCDPQHNLTMSFPTTATSNVGTVIRGERTLRQVIIRVGEGLGLASSARELTQLEKILGQQPAYQFFLRDQLEEVQQDFDYVLIDTPPALTSLTYAALVASDAVFIPVQPEFYGYEGLTTLLDACAVMRKNFNTRLKVGGLFLTKYSPNYRLTLHHDVVSIMRENAVTGPLLMATSIRQNGKLSEAQIEKKNLYEYAPDSNGAEDYRQLTTEILARL